GCGTTCGTTGTAGGTGGGTAAAAGCACCGAATATTTGTTCTGTCGTGGACTGCGCACTTCCAGCTCCCGCCGAGACCTGCGAGGACTACGACTGACTTCCAAGGAGGCCATGGCGGAACTGAGCCAGATGCCGGAAGCGGAATTACGTAATGAGGCGCGGAAAAGGACGGGTTGGACCGTACCAAATTCGGAAGCGGGGGATGATCTGTGTGATTGATCGCTAGTTCTTCTAGGGCCATTGCGTGGTTCAATTAGAAATATCCTGGATTTATAcatctttaaattttaatctgAAGGTTTCTTCAGGAAGTAAATATCTATTCATCACCTTTTCCCAAGCTCCATAAAGTTTTTTAGTTTATCCCAGTCGCTAGGAGACAGGAGCCGGAAGCGGAAATGCCTTTCACGACAACTTCCGGAAGAGGTCGCCATGGCTTCCCGGGAGGAGGTACTCGCCTTACGGGCTGAAGTTGCCCAACGTGAGGAGGAATTGAATTCGCTGAAGCAGAAGCTGGCGTCGGCCCTTTTGGCTGAGCAGGAACCGCAGCCAGAACGGCTGGTTCAGGTGTCGCCGCTGCCGCCGAAGGCCGCTCTGTCCCGAGATGAGATTCTGCGCTATAGCCGGCAGCTAGTGCTGCCCGAGCTGGGCGTGCACGGACAGCTGCGCCTGGGGACCGCGTCCGTGCTAATCGTGGGCTGCGGTGGGCTTGGCTGTCCACTAGCGCAGTACTTGGCAGCGGCCGGCGTGGGCCGCCTTGGCCTTGTGGACTATGACGTGGTAGAGATGAGCAACCTGGCCCGCCAGGTGCTGCATGGCGAGGCACTGGCTGGCCAGGCCAAGGCCTTTTCGGCCGCCGCCTCGCTGCGCCGCCTCAATTCGGCAGTGGAATGCGTGCCGTACACTCAGGCCCTTACGCCAGCCACTGCCCTAGACCTGGTCCGCCGATATGATGTGGTGGCTGACTGCTCGGACAACGTGCCCACTCGCTACCTGGTTAATGACGCATGTGTGCTGGCGGGTCGGCCCCTCGTGTCTGCCAGTGCCTTGCGCTTCGAGGGCCAAATCACAGTCTACCATTATGACGGTGGGCCTTGCTATCGCTGCATATTCCCCCAACCACCCCCAGCGGAGACAGTGACCAACTGCGCGGACGGCGGGGTGCTCGGTGTCGTAACTGGGGTCCTGGGCTGCCTGCAGGCCTTGGAAGTGCTGAAAATCGCTGCGGGTCTGGGCCCGTCTTACAGTGGCAGCTTGTTGCTCTTTGATGCCCTGAGAGGGCATTTCCGCTCTATTCGGCTGCGGAGCCGCAGGCTCGACTGTGCAGCTTGCGGGGAACGGCCCACTGTGACTGATCTGCTGGACTATGAAGCCTTCTGTGGCTCCTCAGCCACTGATAAATGCCGCTCCCTGCAATTACTGAGCCCAGAGGAGCGTGTTTCTGTCACCGACTATAAGCGACTTCTGGATTCTGGGGCATTCCACCTGTTGCTGGACGTCAGGCCTCAGGTGGAGGTGGACATTTGTCGTTTGCCTCATGCCCTACACATCCCTCTGAAACATTTGGAACGCAGGGATGCGGAGAGCCTGAAACTCTTAAAAGAAGCAATCTGGGAAGAGAAGCAGGGCACACAAGAAGGGGCTGCTGTCCCCATTTATGTGATTTGCAAACTGGGAAATGACTCACAGAAAGCCGTGAAGATCCTCCAGTCCTTATCAGCAGCTCAAGAGTTAGACCCTTTAACAGTTCGGGATGTTGTGGGGGGCCTCATGGCCTGGGCTACCAAAATCGATGGAACATTTCCACAGTACTAAGGTGACTGGTATAGTCTGATGAGAAAGATGTGGATTGCCATAATACCTCAAAGATACACTTGTTTGCATTTTTCAGTAATATACATAGGAGCTGGGGATTCTACAGTATCTGTGAATACATGGACTCCTTTTTTATaaggagttttaaaaattgttatgtaTTGGATGACTTATTAATGGATTATACTGTTTCTGAgaaccatcattttttttttttcagcacacGGAGGGTGTCTTGGATATGTGAGATGTAACGTGACAggattttgtattttaaactgCAGATCATTTACCTGTCCTTATTTTCCACCTCCTCCTGTTAAAA
This window of the Pongo abelii isolate AG06213 chromosome 21, NHGRI_mPonAbe1-v2.0_pri, whole genome shotgun sequence genome carries:
- the MOCS3 gene encoding adenylyltransferase and sulfurtransferase MOCS3 — protein: MASREEVLALRAEVAQREEELNSLKQKLASALLAEQEPQPERLVQVSPLPPKAALSRDEILRYSRQLVLPELGVHGQLRLGTASVLIVGCGGLGCPLAQYLAAAGVGRLGLVDYDVVEMSNLARQVLHGEALAGQAKAFSAAASLRRLNSAVECVPYTQALTPATALDLVRRYDVVADCSDNVPTRYLVNDACVLAGRPLVSASALRFEGQITVYHYDGGPCYRCIFPQPPPAETVTNCADGGVLGVVTGVLGCLQALEVLKIAAGLGPSYSGSLLLFDALRGHFRSIRLRSRRLDCAACGERPTVTDLLDYEAFCGSSATDKCRSLQLLSPEERVSVTDYKRLLDSGAFHLLLDVRPQVEVDICRLPHALHIPLKHLERRDAESLKLLKEAIWEEKQGTQEGAAVPIYVICKLGNDSQKAVKILQSLSAAQELDPLTVRDVVGGLMAWATKIDGTFPQY